CACCCAGGACCTCGCGCGTGGTCCGTACCGTGGTGATATCGGACGCCTCGTCCAGCCCGAGTTTGACCTTGAACGTGCGGTATCCCAGTTCCTTGAAGGCCTGGGTGCGCTCCCGCATGGTCTGGGCCGAACCGGCCGCGAGAAAGGCGGCAATCTCGACCTTGTCGCGGTAGAGCCCGCCCCATAGCGCATGCAGCGGCAGGTTGGCATATTTGCCCAGCGCGTCCCACATCGCCATCTCGACAGCGTTGATAGCCATGACGGCGGCGCGCTTGTGGTGGTAATAGCCGGCGCCGAGCACATGCCGATGCAGCTTTTCGGCATCCTGGATGGAGCGGCCGATCGCCAGCTTCGAGACCACGTTTTCCAGGACTGGCTCGATGAAATCGAGTAGGCAGATGGTTTCGCCATAGCCTTTGATACCGCTCTCGGTGGTAATCTCCACCACGAGGCGCGTGGTGCCGCCGCGCCTGCCCGAACCCCACAGCACTTCGGTGGAAAAGGGGACATGGACAAGCCAGTGCCGGACGGTCTGGATTTTCATGGGCGATGCTCGTGGCTTTGGCGGGAAGGGTGGTGCGGGCCGTGCGGCCCGCACCGGATCATGTCACTGCGTGACGGAAGTGTTCCAGAAATATGGCCAGGGTGCCTTTACCAGGCCCTCGAGGCGCTTGGATTTGGCGGCCAGGGCGCTGAAGTCGCCGATCTTGATGAAGGGCACTTCATCATAGATGACGCGCTGCACCTCGGCCCACTTCTCCACGCGCTTGGCCGGATCGAGCTCGGCATTGAAGGCGTCCATGGCGGTGGTGCGAGCTTCGCTTTCCCACCAGCCCGGCGCGGTGGGCGAGAGCAGGTTGATGATGCCGGGCTCGGGCAGGAAGGAACTATGGGTGATATAGATGTCCCACAGATCGGGATTGCCCCGGCGCTCGGAGAGCGTTGCCCAATCGACCACGTCCATCTCGACGGCAAAGCCGGCCTGTTTGAGATATTCCGCCGCGACCTGCGCCATCTTGTAGTGGAATTCATACTGGCGGCTGGTCAGGATGCGGAGCGGAGCACCCTCCTTGCCGGCCTCGGCGAGCATGGACCTGGCCGCGTCGGGATCGCCCAGATTATAGGCCCCGTCCACGCCGGCATCGCTGTGCCACACGAAGGTGGACGGATACATCGAGCCGTTGAGGCTGTAGGCACTGGGATCGCCAAAGGCGGCGATCAGCATGTCTTCCATGTTCAGCGCCGTGCGGATGGCCCGGCGCACCTCGATATCGGCAGCCGAACCGGCCTTCTTGTTCAGCACGAAGACCGGCCAACCGAAGGATTCGAGCAGGACGGGCTCGACATTGGCCTGGTCCTGGAAACGAGCAGCCGCTTCGATGGGCAGCGAGGACACATAGTCATACTGGCCCGCCAGCGCCGCCTCGATACGGGTGCTGGCATCGGGAACTGGCAGGAAACGCAGCTCGTCGACCTCGGCGATGCGTGCGCCGCCATAGCCGTTCGGCGCCTCGGCGCGCGGGCTGTAATCCTCGAATTTCAGGAGCTGGATATACTGGTCGGGCTTGCGCTCGCCGAGCTTGAACGGCCCGGTGCCGATGAATTCGACCAGCGGGTCGGCCAGCTTTTCCTCCGGCATGATCACGGCGGCGCTGTTGGTGAAGGACAGCAGCGCGAGGAACGAGCCAGAGGGCTTGTTCAGCTTGATGCGAACCGTCTCGGCATCGACCGCCTCGATCGCCTCGATGCTCTCGGATACCAGCTTGGCGCGCGATGCGGTGGCCAGCCAGCGGTTCAGCGAGGCGACCACGTCGGCCGAATCCATCGCCGAGCCGTCATGAAAGGTGATGCCGGAGCGCAGCTTGATGAGATATTCGGTACCATCTGCGCTGATCTGCGGCATATCCTGCGCCAGCATCGGCGTCAGGCCGTAATTCGCGTCGAACGTGAAGAGGGTTTCGAAAATGTGCTGCGTGACATCGCCCACCAGATCGGTCGTCGTGCTCATCGGATCGAGCGTCGGCAATTCGCCGACGGTCGCGACATTGATGGCATCGCCCTGCGCCAACGCCGGCGCGGCCGATGCCATCAGCAGAGCCGCCAATGCGACCGTGGTCGCTTGCCTGTACCCCATCATACTCTCCCTTGATTTCTGTACGTAATTGCGTATAGAATTTCGTAATAACAGAATGCTAGCGGGCAGCCCTTGCGCTGTCAATATGTTGAAAGGTGACGAAGCATGGCGCGTGTCAGCGGCATCGAGCGAACGATCCAGATTTTCGATCTGCTGGAATCAACCGGTCGTGCAATGAATGGGTCGGCAATTGCCAAGGGGGTCGGCGCCTCGGCCTCCACCATCTATCCGATCATCGACGAACTACTGGAGCGCCAGTTGCTGGCGCGTGCGGAGGGCAGCGATGTCTGGCTCGGGCCGCGGCTTTACCGCTATGGCCTCGCCTATGGAAATGCGCTCGATATCGTCCGGATCGCGACGCCGGTCATGCGCGACATGTGCCAGCGCATCGGCGAAACGGTGCAGCTCTGCGGCAGGGATGGCGGCATGATGACCATTCTGGGGATGGAAGAGGCCGACGGGCATTTCCGCGTCAGCTCGCGTGTCGGGTCGCGCGTGCCCCTGAACTGGACGGCGTCCGGTCGGCTGCTGGTCGGCCACCTGCCGCCCGCGCAGCGGCTTGAGATTTTCGCTGCCAGCGCACTGGATTCGCCCAGCGGCCGCGCCGCTACCGACCCTGATACTTTGTCGGCCGAAGCGGGTGAGGCCTTTCTCGCGCGCCTTTCGGTCCAGCTGAGCGAGTCCGAATTCGCCGTGGCCTGTGTCGCCTCACCCATCTGCGACGCGGCGGGGGCCTGCGTGGCGACGGTCGCGATTGTGCTTCCAGAGCAGCGGCTGATGGCGACCCGTGAAAAATACGTGCAGGAAGTCCTGCTGGCCTCGCGCCAGATTGAGCGCGGATTTGGCGTGTTCAGTTCGTAGCGAGCAATATGCAGTATCGGCTTTCGTGAAATCTCTGAATAAACCGGACCGTCCGCTTCCCGCCCCGAAATCGCCAGGCGGTGATTGCCGTCATATGCCATCTGTTAAGACGCTTGCTCCAATATGAATTGGCGGGAAGGTGCGGAAGAATGGCGAAAAAGAAACAGAGCTCGAACGCCATTGGCTGGGTAATCCTCGGACTCATAGCGTTTGGCATTTTTCAGTTCGGGATCCAGGGAAAACCAGATCGGGGCGCGAGTTCCGCACCGCAGTCGGCAACCTCTGTCTCCACAACGCAATCGCATTCTGTGTCGACGCCGCTCAACGTGCCGCGCTTTGTCAATGTCGCGTCGCTCAACGTTCGCCACTCTCCGAGCGTGTCGGGTGAGCTGATCATGACGCTTCCCCGCGGAACCTCGTTGAGAGTGCTGGACCGGCAGGATGGATGGCTTCTTGTAGACTTGAGCCCCACACTCGAAGGCTGGGTTACAGAGCGCCTCACCACAGTCCAGGGCCCGGCGCCGCGCTATATACCGCCCGCGCCAATGATAGGTTCGAGGTAGCCGGGTCGGGTTACAGCGCAAAGCCGCGGACCGGTCGTCAGCGACTGATATTCAGGGACGACGTGACCTCAAGGCTCCGGTCCTCCCGCACGGCGCGGATATCGCCTTCACCAGCATGGCTCGTCAGCTTTGCGTCGCGATCGCGGATCAACTGTGCGATCTCGGGCTGATACTGCCGCAGCACGGCGGTCAGCCAGCGATTGACCAGATAGGACGGCTTGGCGAGTTCCATGTCAAAGCGTGGCAATAGCGCAATGGTCGGCTCGGCATCGAGCCAAGTGTCGCCGACCACCCACTGGTTGACCGTGAACAGCCGATGGAGCTTGCCATAGGCGTCGACGCCGACGGCAACCAGATGGTGCACGGGGCCTTGGGCGCCATCGGGGCGGACGAAGCAATGATAGTGCCCGTGCTCGATGTCGTCGGCCGGTGGCAGGTGGCAGTGGTAGTACCATTGCCCACCACTTTCGGGATCGAAGACATCGCCGGGCGGATAGTGTTCCCAGGCCGCGACAGGCGCATCGCGCAGGGTTTCGCGCAGGACGTTCTCGGCCGACTTGGCAAGAAGGCGTTCGCAAAAGGCTGCTTCCTGAGCCGCCCGCTCGCGTTCTGCGTCCATGCCGACCTCCTATTGTGCCCCTGCCGCGCAGGGATTGACCGCTGCACAGGGTGCACCAGCCGCACAAGGATTGGCGACCGGCGCCGGCGCCGCAGCCGCACAGGGCGCAGCGGCGGGCGCACCAGCAGCGCACGGATTCGCCGGGGCCACAGCAGCGCAAGGATTTGCCGGTGCCCCAGCGGCGCAGGGATTGCCAGCCGCGCATGGGTTTGCGACCGGCGCAGCGGCCGCGCAGGAGTTGCCGGCGGCGCAAGGGTTGCCTGCAGCGCAGGGATTCGCGGCTGCTGCTGCCGCTGGGACCGGGGCCGGTGCTCGAACCGAGCTGCTGACGTGATCGGCAGCGACAGCGGCGGTCGCGACGAGGGCTGCAGCCCCGAAAAGCAAGGTGTTGCGTGCGCTCATTTCCGCTTGAATCCATCAAGGCCAAAGACCGGCCGAAGGGCGATGCCACCAAGGCTGCCGACAAAGGCCGCGGCAAACCACAGCCAGCCATGCACGCTGCCCGAGGCAATGCCACTGAACAGCGCGCCGATATTGCAGCCGAAGCTGAGGCGTGCGCCATAGCCCATCAGCATCCCGCCAATGGCCGCGGCCAGCAGCGACAGGAAGGGCAAAGCCGCCTTAGGCGCAAACTTGCCGGCAAGACCCGCGGCAAGAGCGGCGCCGAGGATCAGGCCGAAATCCATGACCGAGGTGGAATCTTCCAGCACACTGGACTGCAGGGCCTGCGCCTGCGCCGGCCAGGTCCAGAATTCCCAGGTGGCCACCGGGACGCCGACGGCCTGGGCGATCTTGGCGCCCCAGAGGCCAAAGCCATAGGTGATCGACCACGGATGGCCGGCGACCAACAAGGTCAGGATATTGAGCCCGGCCAGCGCCAGGCCGGCGCCAACCAATGGCCAGGGGCCATGCAGCAGGCGCGCCCAGCCGCTTGCGGCCGGAGCCTTGATGGTTTCAAGCGCGCCATGCCGGCGACGTTCCACGAGCACGGTAATAAGTGCCACGGCGCCGAGGCCAGCCAGCGTGACGAGAAGGGCCAGGGGAACGCCGAGACTGGTACCAAGAGCGATGGCAGGCAGCGAAGGTTGGGTCAGCCAGAAGGGCAGATGTGCTGTGCCCAGGAGCGCGCCGACGATGAAAAATGCGAGGGTCACCAGCATGCGGGAACTGCCGCCGCCGACGGTGAAGAGAGTACCCGAACCGCAACCGCCGCCCAACTGCATGCCGAGGCCGAACATGGCTGCACCAAGCAATACCGAAACGCCAACCGGCGCGGTGGCGCCGGCTAGCGGCTGGCCGAAGGGATTGCCCAGGGTCAGGAGAGGAATGAACGCCAGCGCCGCCACGCCGATCATCACCATCTGGGCGCGCATGGCATGACCGCGCCCTTCGACCACCATACGGCGCCAGCCACCGGTAAAGCCGAAAGACGCGTGATAGAGCGTCAGGCCCATCAGGCTGCCGATTAGAAACAGTGCCGCTTGCCGCAGGTCGGCGAGCTGCCAGATGGCAAGCGTGCCGAAGGCCAGAGCAAGGCTTGTGAACCATACCGGGCCGCGATCGAAGGGAATGGGTGCCGGACGCAGCTGGCCAGCGGTCGTGTCAGTCATCACATGCCTCGATAGAGAACGAATTGCCCGGACTCATCGCCCGGGCAAGCTTGTTATGGATATCTCAGATCACTCAGTTGGTGACAACCGGGCGGCTCGGATCGGAGGTCCAATCGGACATGGAACCATCATAAAGCCGCACATTTGGCAGGCCCTCGACTTCCGACAGGCCGAACCAGGCGATCGACGCCAGATGGCCGGTATTGCAGAAGGCGATGAAGCCGTCGCTATCGGCCACGCCAGCATCCTTGGCCAGCTTCGCGATGATGTCGGCGCTGGCAAAGGCCGGCTTGTCCGCGTCATAGAACTTGTCGAAGTTGATATTGATGGCCGACGGAATGTGACCCAGCGCCTGCACCGTATTGGTCTTTTCCTGGCCGATGAACTGGGCGACCGAACGGGCGTCGACGAGGTTGACGTCGCTAGCGATGGCTTCGTTCACTTCAGCCACTTCGGCGCGCAGTTCCGGACGGAATTCGGCGTCGAACGTGGCGGCGACCGGGGTCACGGCATCGGTCGAGAGTTCGCCATTGGCCTTGGCCCAGGCAGCATAGCCGCCATCAAGGATCGATACATTGTCATGTCCGTAGACCTTGAAGGTCCAGTAAACGCGGGTCGCGCCGCCGAAATCGGACGCGTTTGCGCCACCGGTGAGGATGACGACATGGCTGTCATTGCTGACGCCGAGGCCCGAAACCAGCGTCTCGATGGCCTCCTCAGTGGGCAGCAGGCCAGGAACGTTGCCAACCTTGGCGCGCCAGCCGGAAGCAGCATAGGGCGCAGCGACGGCGCCCGGCACGTGGCCGGCAGCATAGAGGTCGCCGGCATCGGTCGCATCGCGGATGTCCAGCACGACGAGGCTTTCATTCCCCAGATGCTGGGCGAGCCAGGCGGCATCGACCAAAGGCTGGTCGGTCAGGCGCTCGGCATGGGCAGCGCCGGTCAGGATCAGGGCGGCGGCCATGGCGGCGCCAGCGAGTTTGAGATGCATCGGAGACTCCTTGAAGGCGAAATTTGAACTGGCAGCAATATCGCACGCTTGCTGTTCCAGCGCGGCCCAAGCAGTTCCAAAGCGTTGGCGGCGGAGAAAAAATCTATCTAGCCGATCAAGATTAGTTCGAAGGAATGTTCTTCCCGCCCGCTGGGCAGCCAGCCAATGAGCGGCGATACTTGGCGCACAAGCAGAGTGTAGCCGTATGACCCGAGCCATGTTGACCCTTCCCCGCCTTGCCCTTGCCGTGGCTCTGGCCCTCGCTCCGGTGCCAGGCTGGGCGCAGCAAGAAGCTGGGTCTGTTACCGAGCAAGCGGCGCCACGAGCGACGGTGCTGAGCTTTGAGACTGAAGCGCAGCTTAATGCGCTCGCCTCGGAGGGCACGACGGTCGTGTTCTTTTATGCAGCTTGGTGCCCCAATTGCCGAGCCACCATCGCCGAGCTCAATGCGCGGTGGGCAGAAGTGAATCCGGACCTGACGGTCGTCATTGCCGACTATGACGCGGAAACCGCGCTCAAGGGCAAGTTCGGCGTGACCTATCAGGACACTTTCGTGTTGCTCGACACCGAAGGGAATTCCGTCAAGTCGTGGAATGCTGGCGGGGTCGATGGCCTCAATGCCAACAGTGCCAGCTAGACGCCGCACATGCTGCTGACCATAGGTTTTGCCTTTCTGGCCGGTGTGATCACCGTGCTGTCGCCCTGCGTCCTGCCGCTGCTGCCGATCATTCTGAGCTCCGGCGCGCAAGAGGGGCGGGCGCGGCCCGTTGGGCTGATTGTGGGCTTCGTTGGCGCCTTCACCGCTGCCACACTGGCCCTTAGCTACCTCGTGCGATCGCTCGGCGTGCCGCCCGATCTCAATCGCATCCTTGCGGGTACAGTGTTGATCGCGCTGGGCCTGGTGCTCGCCATTCCCCTGCTGCACCGGGGCTTTGAGCGGTTTGCGGGGATAGTCGTCAGCCGCATGCCCGTGCCGCAGAACGGCTCGGGTTTTGGCGGTGGCCTGGTCATCGGCGCCGGACTGGGCCTGGCCTGGAGCCCATGCGTCGGTCCCATCATGGCTTCCGTGATCACACTGGCGCTGAACCAGCAGGTGGATGCAGCGGCCGTGGCAGTCACCCTGGCATTTTCATTGGGCACAGCGCTGCCAATGGCCGCCATCATGCTTGGCGGCCGGCAATTGACGCGACGACTGGGCTGGTTCCAGGCCAATGCCGGGCGCATCCAGCAGGTGCTCGGCGGTCTGCTGGTGTTGACCGGTCTCGCGATCTTCCTGGGTTGGGACCGCCAGATCCAGATATTGCTGCTGACCTGGTTTCCCGACTGGGAACTGGCCCTGACAGGCTGGGAGCCCCGCCCGGATCTTTGAGTATTCTTTCGGCAGGCGGCTGGGCAAAAAATCCTGCCGCTTCACGTTGCAAGAACGCAATCCTATCCGTTGAAATTGACGACCAATCGAGTCGAGTATCATCGGGTCGCCAAATCGGAAAGGATTGCCATCGTGGCCCAGCTTGGAAACCGCTCGCTTCTTACCACCGCTCTTGCCGCAATATCGCTTCATGCTCTCGCTTTGGGGGCGGCTCCCCTCGCCGTGGCACTCGTCACCGCTCCGAGCCAGGCACAGTCGGCAGCGGTCAACATCATCACCGGCCAGCCCGAATTCGAGAGCCTGTTGAATGACGGCGCCAAGCTCATCGACGTGCGCTCGGCTGCCGCCTATGCCGAAGGGCATGTGGCTGGCGCGATCAATCTGCCCTGGCAGGCGCTCAATGTCTCGGAGACCGATGGCATCCGCAATGAATTTGCCAGTGACGCGACTTTCGAAGAGCTGCTGGGCAAGGCAGGGCTCAGCTATGACGACACCATCCTGATCTACGATACCAACGCCTTGCCCGGCCGCGCCTATGTCGCCTTTGTCTATGCGGGTTTCGACAAGGTCCATGTCCTCGATGGTGGCATAGGAGTCTGGCAGGGCGAGCTCAGCACCGAGCCGGTCGAGGTCGCTGCAACGCCGTTCAGGCTCGAGCGCAAGAACGATATTCGCGTCTCCAAGGACTACGTGGCCAGCAAGGTCGGCGACGCCAATGCGGTGATCATCGATGGCCGGAACGGCGACGCCTATGCCGATGGCCACATCCCGGGCGCGCAGACGCTGCCGGCGTCGAGCCTTCTGACGCCCGCGGCAACGCTGCAATCCGAGCCGGTATTGCTCGAGCTGCTCAACACTGCCGGCGTCAGCCCGGATCGGGAGGTCGTGTCCTACTGCGGTAGCGGCGTCGCGGCGGCCAACAATTATCTGGCGCTGCGCAATCTGGGCTACCAGAACGTGGTGCTTTACGACGCAAGCTGGGACGAGTGGAGCCGCGATCCACGCTCGGGCCAGCAACTGGCCCTCGCCAACTACACCTTCGAAGGCTCGGACACTTCTGCGGATGTCGGTCCGCAATTCCTTGACGAAGCTGCGGTCAAGGCCCTGGCGCAGGATCCAAATGTCGTGGTGCTGGATGTTCGCGCACCATCAGACTATGCGGCCGGCCATATCCCCGGCTCGATCAACCTGTTCTGGGACCAGACCCTCGATGCCGACCGCGTGCTGCTGCCGGTGGAACAGTTGCAAAAGCTTTATGCCGATGCCGGCGTAACGCCCGACAAGCGCGTGGTGCTGTTCACGCGGGGCGGCCAGCAACTCTCACACAGCTTCACCGTGCTGAGCATCCTGGGCTTCTCTGATGTGGATTTCTTCACTGGCAAGTTCGAGGGCTGGGAAAACGGCGCCTTCAAGCGCACGTAACGCGGAGTGCATAGGCGGGCGCGCAGGCGCTTGCCCGTGCACTCACCAAAAGCCCTAAAGGGCCAAGGGGGATTTGCTCCCGGCCGAATTCGAGCGCTCGAAAGGCGACGCGCGGTCCCTTTCAGGCCTGACCACAGGCGCACCACGCTGGAGGAACTGCTAGCCTGGGCGCAGGCTCGATAATTAGATGAAATCATCTTAGTCGACTGCCGGATCGCGCGGCGGGCGTTCAAAGCAGGTCGCGAAGCGTCTGGAGATCGTCCAGAACCGCCTCAAGACGATTGTCGGGGGAAAATTCGATCATTGCATATCGGGGCAATGCCCGGTCAGGAGTGCTCGCCGCCAGGTCTAGCAGTGGCTTCCAGTAATTCCGGTGGTCGCGCAGGGGCATCCGCACGTGGTCCCGGGTCCAGCAGAAGACGTGCAGGTGGCTGAGCCGGGGCAAAACCGATCTCAGGGCACCAGTCGCTTCGGCGATCGGCTGGCCATAGTCCGGTTGCCAATGGGTCAGTAGATTGTCTCGCCCGACGCGCTGCATCAGGTCCAGTGTTTCCGCTGCAGTATGCGTGAAGGTCCCGGGGTGGAACTCTAGGGATAGCTGGAGGCCACTGGCAGCGGCCAGGTCGCAGAAGTCGATAAGGTCGGATACGACGCGAGACAGTAGGGCAGTACGGGCGGCGCCGGGCTCCAGGCCGGTTGTTCGTTCCGTCCAGATACGCAGGAGCGGCGTTCTAAGAGCCTCCGCGCTGGCGAGGCAGGCAGCGAATTCTTCGCGCGCTCCGTCGGCCCCGGCGGCTACATATGTGCCATAGCTCGGAATGGCGAGGCCGGCCGACCGGCACAGTTGCGCTACGCGCCGGGCGCTGTCGAGGTCGCCCGGCGGGACATGCTTGCGTGCCTCCCATTCGATGCCCTTCGCGCCGCCGGTCACGGCGCAGTCGATGACCTGTTCAGGATCGAGATGGCGCAAGGCAACCGAGCACAGGCCGGGTGCGAGGGGCAGCGGAGTACCGGAGTGTGCGGGCCGCGATGGGGTCGTGGTCACCATGGCTTTGTCTCAGGCGAGGCGGTCGAGCTGGTCGAGCGGAACGCGGCCGGGGATGGGCGCGCCGGCAAGAAAGGCCTCGATGGCGTCGATCATGGCGGCGCCGTGACGCCACAGTTCGATCGAGCCCGAGCCGGCAATATGCGGCGTCAGCAGCAGGTTGGGCAGGTTCCAGAGCGGGCTGTCGGCCGCCGGCACTTCGGGCCAGGTCGTGTCGATGATCGCGTGGATATGCCCGCGCTGCAGCGCCGCTATCAGGGCCCTCTCGTCCACCAGGGCGCCCCTGGCGGTATTGATCAGGGTTGCGCCAGGCCTCATCGAGTTTATCAGTCGCGCATCGATCATATGTTCGGTCTCGGGCAGCAGCGGCGCATGCAGCGAGACAGTGTCGGCGCTTTCGAACAAGTGGTCGAGCGTGACCTTCGTGACGCCCATGTCATGCGCATCCGGCTCGGTCAGGAAGGGGTCTGCGACGATCACGTCGAGATCGAAGGGCTGCAGCATCTTTGCCACCAGCCGGCCGATGGTCGATGCTCCGACCAGTCCGACCATGCGCCGATAATTGCCCAAAATGCCCGAGCGTCCGAGCACCGCCTTGCGCCCCTGCCTTATGTCGGCATAGGTGCGGGCCATTTCCAATATGCGCTTGTTGGCAAACAGGATGGCGGCCAGCGAATATTCGGCCACCGGAACGGCATTCTGTGCCGCGCAACTGCTGACGGCGATGTCGCTGCGGAGCCCGCCTTCGGGCAGGTAAGATTTGACGGAGCCACCCGCATGGGCGACGAGCCCGAGCTGGGGCAGGGCGGCGACGATTTCCGTCGTGAGCCGCGGTGTAGGCCAGCCGGTGAGGATGATGCGGGCGTCGGCGGGCAGGACATCGGCGCCGGCCTTCAGATCGATGCTGATCGGCGTCACCAACCGGCCGAGCGCGGCTTCCTCCTCCGGCCCGAAGATTTGCTGGCGATAGGCCTCGCTGAAAGCGAGCAGGGCGACCGGCCGATTTATCCCGGTATCGAGCATGGCTTGTAATATCCTTGAGGACCCGCGCCTCGCTCAGAACCTGCCTGGCCGGAGGCGAGCCATGGCCCGCCTCCGGTCCAATGCTAGTTGGGGTAGTTGATCGACGTGTCGATGAAGTCGTTGGTGAAGGCCGTTGCCGGATCATAGGCCGTGATGGTGAAGGCTTCGGCGACGAGACCATAGTCGGCGGCGACGCGGTCGCCATCGAAAGCGCCTACCGGCAGGGTGTTGCCGGTGCCGGGTATGACCTTCGAGGCGAATTCGAGTTCGCGGGCGGCGTCCTCGGCCCTCATGCTGACGGCACTCGACAGGGCCTGGCTGCAGGGCTCGGGCGTGGCGAGGCAGAAGGCGAAGGCGCGCTGCGTGGTCTGCACCATGCCCTTTACCAGCTCGGCCTTTTCGGCGATCGCCTTGCCATTGGCGAAGTAGGTGAGCCCATAGGGGTTGAGCCCGTGATCGCGGAGCAGCGCGAAGCCGAGATCGTCGCCGAACACGTCTTCATAGACGAAGTGCACGCTATACATATGAGTGGTGGCGTCGATGGCGCCCGATTGTAGCGCAGCGACCTTGGCGGTGGGCTGGATATTGACCCATTCCACGGAGTCGGTCTCGATGCCCATGGCCCGCGAGATCGGGCCCCAGAACTGGCGGGCGGCATCCGAGGCCGGCGCGCCGAGCTTGTGGCCGGCAAGGTCGGCAACATTTTCGATGCCGCTGCTCTTCTTCCAGTAGATGCCGTTGGCGCTGTCATTATAGGCGACGAAGACGCCGACGATATCGCTGCCCTCGCCCCGGAACTGGAGCGCGGTGGGCATGTCGATGATCGCCATGTCTACCTGGCCGACGCCGAGCGCCGTGGCGGCCGCGCCCGAGCCGTTGCCCTGGATGATTTCGAGATCGACGCCGGCCTCGTTGAACCAGCCCTCCTGCAGGGCATAGTAGAGTGGCGCGTGGTCGCCGCCGGCCTTCCAGTTGAGCATCAGCTTGAGCGGCTCGGCCGACATGGCGCTGCTGCTCATCAATACGGATGCCAGGACGGCACTGGTCGTCGCGATAGTTCTGATCATGAGGTTCCTCCCAAA
This sequence is a window from Devosia ginsengisoli. Protein-coding genes within it:
- a CDS encoding ABC transporter substrate-binding protein codes for the protein MIRTIATTSAVLASVLMSSSAMSAEPLKLMLNWKAGGDHAPLYYALQEGWFNEAGVDLEIIQGNGSGAAATALGVGQVDMAIIDMPTALQFRGEGSDIVGVFVAYNDSANGIYWKKSSGIENVADLAGHKLGAPASDAARQFWGPISRAMGIETDSVEWVNIQPTAKVAALQSGAIDATTHMYSVHFVYEDVFGDDLGFALLRDHGLNPYGLTYFANGKAIAEKAELVKGMVQTTQRAFAFCLATPEPCSQALSSAVSMRAEDAARELEFASKVIPGTGNTLPVGAFDGDRVAADYGLVAEAFTITAYDPATAFTNDFIDTSINYPN
- a CDS encoding hydroxyacid dehydrogenase yields the protein MLDTGINRPVALLAFSEAYRQQIFGPEEEAALGRLVTPISIDLKAGADVLPADARIILTGWPTPRLTTEIVAALPQLGLVAHAGGSVKSYLPEGGLRSDIAVSSCAAQNAVPVAEYSLAAILFANKRILEMARTYADIRQGRKAVLGRSGILGNYRRMVGLVGASTIGRLVAKMLQPFDLDVIVADPFLTEPDAHDMGVTKVTLDHLFESADTVSLHAPLLPETEHMIDARLINSMRPGATLINTARGALVDERALIAALQRGHIHAIIDTTWPEVPAADSPLWNLPNLLLTPHIAGSGSIELWRHGAAMIDAIEAFLAGAPIPGRVPLDQLDRLA